A stretch of the Desulfobacter sp. genome encodes the following:
- a CDS encoding IS6 family transposase, with product MKNENPFKWRHYEKEIILLNVRWYLRYQLSYRNLEEMMQERGLSVDHSTIYRWVQRYAPEMEKRSRKYLRQSNDSYRIDETYIKVRGKMKYLYRAVDSRGNTIDFLLRSRRNMESAKRFFKKMLRASNSSRPRVLSVDGNPAYPPAVKALKEKKLLNKDCILRQNKYLNNIIEQDHRFIKKLVRAGMGFKTFHSAWRTLKGYEIMNMIRKGQVKNIRKGEILKQKEFVENLFSYAA from the coding sequence ATGAAAAATGAAAACCCTTTCAAGTGGCGTCATTATGAAAAAGAAATCATCCTGTTGAATGTTCGCTGGTATCTGAGATATCAACTGAGTTACAGGAATCTGGAAGAGATGATGCAAGAACGGGGCTTGTCTGTGGATCACAGTACCATTTACCGATGGGTTCAGCGCTATGCTCCTGAAATGGAAAAGCGAAGCAGGAAGTATCTGCGGCAATCAAATGATTCTTACCGTATTGATGAAACATATATCAAGGTGCGGGGGAAAATGAAGTATCTTTACCGAGCGGTCGATTCCCGTGGAAATACCATCGATTTTCTTCTTCGCAGCAGACGTAATATGGAATCTGCCAAACGATTTTTTAAAAAGATGCTGCGAGCTTCCAATAGCTCCAGACCTCGGGTTCTGAGTGTTGACGGAAATCCTGCATATCCTCCGGCAGTAAAGGCTTTGAAAGAAAAAAAGCTTCTGAATAAGGACTGTATCCTAAGACAGAATAAATATCTGAACAATATTATTGAGCAAGACCACCGGTTTATCAAAAAGCTTGTCAGAGCTGGTATGGGGTTCAAGACATTTCATTCTGCCTGGCGGACGCTAAAAGGCTATGAAATTATGAACATGATCAGAAAAGGACAAGTTAAAAATATTAGGAAGGGAGAAATTTTAAAGCAGAAAGAATTCGTCGAAAATCTGTTTTCTTATGCTGCGTAA
- a CDS encoding response regulator: MMEGSIQVESTPDKGSLFSFTIFLEKENAPLNSRIKFPYELQSMKILVVENNPCVQHVLQEMLSSFGFSPCVVSTGKQAIERFDHSPEKSLFDLLIANTSLPDMSGELLSQEIRVRAASENLPVIIMDTYNVRKKSALLKHNKSYYFLQKPVIASYLFDAIMEAFGRQNDFSSQSCPETLFGYTSPAIVLLAEDNPINQMVAVEILTLARMTVHKAGNGIEAIEKIKNQDFDVVLMDVQMPEMDGLEATSRIRTELGKKELPIIAMTAHAMRGDREKCIAAGMNDYGSVAKKYFQDKEIVQA; encoded by the coding sequence ATGATGGAGGGCTCGATTCAGGTTGAAAGCACCCCGGACAAGGGAAGTCTTTTCAGCTTTACGATCTTTCTGGAAAAAGAGAATGCCCCTTTAAACAGCCGTATAAAGTTTCCGTATGAACTTCAGAGTATGAAAATTTTAGTGGTTGAAAACAATCCTTGTGTTCAGCATGTTCTCCAAGAGATGCTCTCTTCGTTTGGGTTCAGCCCCTGTGTGGTCAGCACCGGAAAACAAGCCATTGAACGCTTTGATCATTCACCTGAAAAATCTCTTTTTGACCTTTTGATTGCCAACACCAGTCTGCCGGATATGAGCGGGGAGCTTTTATCCCAGGAAATCAGGGTCAGGGCAGCGTCTGAAAATTTGCCGGTGATTATTATGGATACCTACAATGTCCGCAAGAAAAGCGCCTTGTTAAAGCATAATAAAAGCTATTATTTTCTCCAGAAGCCTGTGATTGCCTCATATCTTTTTGATGCGATCATGGAGGCCTTTGGCAGGCAGAATGATTTTTCTTCCCAATCATGCCCTGAAACCCTTTTTGGATACACCTCCCCTGCAATTGTACTCCTTGCAGAAGATAATCCCATTAATCAGATGGTGGCCGTTGAAATTCTCACCCTTGCCAGAATGACGGTTCATAAGGCTGGAAACGGTATCGAGGCCATTGAGAAAATTAAAAACCAGGACTTTGATGTGGTGTTAATGGATGTGCAGATGCCGGAGATGGACGGGTTGGAAGCCACCAGCCGAATCCGTACTGAGTTGGGAAAAAAAGAGCTGCCCATTATTGCCATGACAGCCCATGCCATGCGAGGGGACCGCGAAAAATGTATTGCTGCGGGCATGAATGATTATGGTTCTGTTGCAAAAAAATATTTCCAGGACAAAGAGATCGTTCAGGCGTAA
- a CDS encoding acetate--CoA ligase family protein — MDRHQLDFQESAALLGRYDIISLGRQVYSVLEAATAASDMGYPAAVKPVSKKIIHKSDSGTVFLNLKTPEALESACRIIEEKMGGFSQKEKEGILVQTMADKGFELLVGAKQDPGFGPITMIGIGGIFVELYADAAMGIGVLSKNDVERMLTNTRAGKVLDGFRGQNYDKKAIVELAIKVSRLMAENPQISELDLNPVIVYEKGYAIVDARLIMDPENTAVLSEDVRPWKQESVDAIFNARSVAVIGASRPGTQGGVILKNCMGIKKLYPVHPKLKTIHGLTCYPSLADLPEVPDVCVFAVSSERTVSIFEDFCKLGGKGAIIFSDGFAEMGRADLEERLIELSEQYQVGFIGPNCMGVIDNFSGLNTNYIPVQRSVPPTPSNCVGVISQSGGIGLELLEMFGADNQNLGKWVSIGNAASMGVPEVLAHMGKDPNIKIIAIYLEGVADGLKLMKVGKKVAQKKPVLIIKGGMGGGAQAALSHTASLAGSHDAFKACCEQAGFYLVEELTEDPKIIVNVLSILTSQPKTRSSRIAVVSVGGGAGILIADQVTEEGMTLAEFAPETKQRMQALIEKDLKPEQQIIKDKILKNVGNNPIDLFGNCRDDRLLESIRIADQDPNTDVIIAAIYLQVPLLSEYLPERLVELKQELTKPLIISPRGFSSYVARCRTYMAGKKLHTYTVPMMKPLRIALDIWKKYQTSFVE; from the coding sequence ATGGACAGACATCAGTTAGACTTTCAAGAGAGTGCCGCCCTTTTGGGCCGCTATGATATCATTTCTTTGGGCAGACAGGTTTACTCTGTTTTGGAGGCAGCAACGGCCGCCAGCGACATGGGCTATCCTGCCGCAGTCAAACCTGTGTCCAAAAAAATCATTCACAAGTCAGATTCAGGTACCGTGTTTTTGAACCTTAAAACCCCTGAAGCCCTTGAATCCGCATGCCGGATCATTGAGGAAAAAATGGGCGGGTTCTCCCAAAAAGAAAAAGAGGGCATTTTGGTCCAAACGATGGCGGACAAGGGGTTTGAACTCCTTGTGGGAGCCAAACAGGATCCGGGATTCGGTCCCATTACCATGATCGGGATCGGGGGTATCTTTGTGGAATTATACGCAGATGCAGCCATGGGAATCGGGGTGTTGTCAAAAAATGATGTTGAACGAATGTTGACCAACACCCGTGCAGGCAAGGTGCTCGACGGATTCAGGGGCCAGAACTATGACAAAAAAGCCATTGTGGAACTGGCCATCAAGGTATCAAGACTCATGGCTGAAAATCCCCAAATCAGTGAGCTGGACCTGAATCCGGTCATTGTTTATGAAAAGGGGTATGCCATTGTGGATGCCCGCCTGATCATGGATCCTGAAAATACAGCCGTACTTTCAGAAGATGTCAGGCCCTGGAAACAAGAGAGCGTGGATGCCATTTTCAATGCCAGGTCCGTTGCTGTGATCGGGGCATCCAGACCCGGCACCCAGGGCGGGGTGATCCTTAAAAACTGCATGGGGATAAAAAAACTATACCCGGTCCACCCCAAACTCAAAACCATCCACGGCCTGACCTGCTATCCCTCGTTGGCAGATCTGCCCGAAGTCCCTGATGTCTGCGTCTTTGCCGTAAGTTCGGAAAGAACCGTCAGTATTTTTGAAGATTTCTGCAAGCTTGGGGGAAAGGGCGCCATTATCTTCAGCGACGGATTTGCCGAAATGGGACGGGCCGACCTTGAAGAACGACTGATTGAGTTGAGCGAACAATACCAGGTCGGGTTCATCGGCCCCAACTGCATGGGGGTGATTGATAATTTTTCAGGACTCAATACCAATTATATCCCTGTTCAGCGCTCGGTCCCCCCGACGCCCTCCAATTGCGTGGGGGTGATCTCCCAGAGCGGGGGCATTGGCCTTGAACTTCTTGAAATGTTCGGGGCGGACAACCAGAACCTGGGCAAGTGGGTCTCCATTGGAAATGCCGCCAGCATGGGGGTGCCTGAAGTCCTTGCCCACATGGGAAAGGATCCCAACATCAAAATCATTGCCATCTATCTTGAAGGGGTAGCAGACGGGCTTAAACTCATGAAAGTGGGAAAAAAAGTGGCCCAAAAAAAACCGGTGCTGATTATCAAGGGCGGCATGGGCGGCGGGGCCCAGGCCGCACTTTCCCATACCGCATCCCTGGCAGGAAGCCATGATGCCTTTAAAGCCTGCTGCGAACAGGCAGGGTTTTATCTGGTGGAAGAACTCACAGAGGACCCGAAAATTATAGTCAATGTGCTTTCCATCCTCACCAGCCAGCCAAAGACAAGAAGCTCACGAATTGCCGTGGTCAGTGTGGGCGGGGGGGCCGGCATTTTAATCGCAGACCAGGTCACAGAAGAGGGCATGACCCTTGCTGAGTTTGCCCCTGAAACTAAACAACGGATGCAGGCCCTGATTGAAAAAGACCTGAAACCAGAACAGCAGATCATCAAGGATAAAATTCTGAAAAATGTGGGAAACAACCCCATTGACCTTTTCGGCAACTGCAGGGATGACAGGCTCCTGGAATCCATCCGTATCGCGGACCAGGACCCCAACACAGATGTGATTATTGCCGCCATCTATCTCCAGGTGCCCCTGCTTTCCGAATACCTGCCCGAACGGCTGGTGGAGCTCAAGCAGGAGCTGACAAAGCCTTTGATCATATCTCCCAGGGGATTTTCCTCCTATGTGGCCAGGTGCAGAACCTATATGGCCGGCAAAAAGCTGCACACCTATACCGTACCCATGATGAAACCCTTGCGTATTGCTTTGGATATTTGGAAAAAATACCAAACCTCCTTTGTTGAGTAA
- a CDS encoding ISL3 family transposase, whose translation MSTSFIYHAFGLRDYFYKTTRFIGGIITFELIPKPEAVKCPECNSRSVTRKGIVTRDLRKIPVGSKPVILRTAIQRIWCSFCQFVRQIKLSFAQEGKSYTRAFERYVLELSQFMTIKDIAIHLRISWDTIKQIQKEDLLRRYRKIPLEKVRQIAIDEISIGKGHKYLTIVMDLESGRILHVGEGKGGEALKSFWTKVKISKAKIKAVSIDMSPAYLSAVIENLSGSAIVFDRFHVVKLFNEKLSDFRRKLYNLLANTGQQKLLKGVRWLLLKNPENLSDDKKEAQRLEEALKINQPLLVVYYMKEELRQIWNQKKKETAEKIVSNWINLAKISMLMKFAKTLAVHRQRILSYYDYRISTGPLEGTNNKIKTMKRKAYGYRDSEFFRLKLLDLHNKRYALIG comes from the coding sequence ATGTCCACAAGCTTCATATACCATGCCTTTGGCCTTCGTGACTACTTTTATAAAACAACACGTTTCATCGGTGGAATAATCACTTTTGAACTCATACCAAAACCGGAGGCGGTAAAATGCCCGGAATGTAATTCCAGGTCCGTCACCAGGAAAGGGATTGTGACAAGAGATCTCAGAAAAATACCGGTAGGTTCAAAACCCGTGATTCTCAGGACGGCTATCCAGAGAATTTGGTGTTCGTTCTGTCAATTTGTCCGGCAAATCAAACTATCCTTTGCCCAGGAGGGGAAAAGCTATACCCGGGCTTTTGAACGGTATGTCTTGGAGTTGTCTCAGTTCATGACAATCAAAGATATTGCCATCCATTTAAGGATCAGCTGGGATACGATAAAGCAGATCCAGAAAGAAGACCTGCTGAGGCGTTATCGAAAAATCCCCCTTGAGAAAGTCCGGCAGATTGCCATAGATGAAATTTCCATAGGGAAAGGGCATAAATACTTGACCATCGTGATGGATCTGGAATCCGGTAGAATTCTGCACGTGGGAGAAGGAAAAGGTGGTGAAGCTTTGAAATCTTTTTGGACAAAAGTGAAAATATCGAAAGCAAAAATCAAAGCCGTCAGCATCGATATGTCCCCGGCATACTTGAGTGCTGTTATTGAAAATCTTTCTGGTTCAGCAATTGTCTTTGACAGATTTCATGTTGTTAAATTGTTCAATGAGAAACTGTCGGATTTCAGGCGAAAGCTCTACAACCTTCTTGCCAATACCGGGCAACAAAAACTTCTGAAGGGAGTCCGGTGGCTTTTGTTAAAAAATCCCGAAAACCTCAGTGATGACAAGAAGGAGGCCCAACGGTTAGAAGAAGCATTGAAAATAAATCAGCCGCTATTGGTAGTCTACTACATGAAAGAGGAACTCAGGCAAATATGGAATCAAAAGAAAAAAGAAACAGCTGAAAAGATAGTCAGCAATTGGATCAATCTGGCCAAAATTTCAATGTTGATGAAATTTGCCAAGACCTTGGCTGTGCACAGGCAAAGAATCCTTTCATACTATGATTACAGGATATCTACAGGTCCTTTAGAAGGGACAAATAACAAGATAAAAACCATGAAACGGAAAGCTTATGGATACAGGGATTCGGAGTTTTTCAGGTTGAAACTTTTGGACCTTCACAATAAAAGGTACGCATTAATCGGATGA
- a CDS encoding response regulator: MIEASKRKILIVDDVPTNITVLTEILMDDYKMVCATNGSDALKLAASSAPDLILLDIMMPEMDGYEVCRRLKKEEKTGPIPVIFLTAKNQETDEIKGLEAGAVDYIAKPFNARILEGVQNSVSVE; this comes from the coding sequence ATGATTGAAGCCAGCAAAAGAAAAATCCTGATTGTTGATGATGTGCCGACCAACATCACTGTTTTGACCGAAATTCTGATGGATGATTACAAAATGGTCTGTGCCACCAACGGCTCAGATGCATTAAAGCTGGCAGCCTCATCAGCGCCGGATCTTATTCTACTGGACATCATGATGCCGGAAATGGACGGATATGAAGTCTGTCGCCGACTGAAAAAAGAAGAAAAGACCGGACCCATTCCTGTGATCTTTTTAACGGCCAAAAATCAGGAAACCGATGAAATCAAGGGACTTGAAGCAGGGGCAGTGGATTATATTGCAAAACCCTTCAATGCCCGGATTCTCGAGGGCGTTCAAAATTCTGTGTCAGTTGAATGA
- a CDS encoding transposase, producing the protein MKSKGVAQLLVDLGVTKTHSRPHVSNDNPYSEAQFKTLKYCPQFPKTFGAIQDARTFCQDFFGYYNKEHYHSGIGLVTPEQFHYGIAKDIYESRCRTLEDAFIQNPKRFKGKIPRPPALPEEAWINKPEQKEKDIIGA; encoded by the coding sequence ATGAAATCCAAAGGGGTTGCCCAGCTTCTTGTCGATTTAGGGGTAACCAAAACCCACAGTCGACCACATGTCAGCAATGATAACCCATACTCTGAAGCCCAGTTTAAAACATTGAAATATTGTCCACAATTTCCCAAAACTTTTGGTGCTATTCAGGATGCAAGAACCTTCTGCCAGGATTTTTTTGGATACTACAACAAAGAGCATTACCATTCTGGTATTGGCCTGGTAACCCCAGAACAATTTCATTATGGCATTGCTAAAGATATTTATGAATCTCGCTGCCGAACATTGGAGGATGCATTTATTCAAAACCCAAAACGATTTAAGGGAAAAATACCGAGGCCACCGGCTTTACCAGAAGAAGCCTGGATTAACAAACCGGAACAAAAAGAGAAGGATATTATTGGAGCTTAA